The following coding sequences are from one Osmia bicornis bicornis chromosome 2, iOsmBic2.1, whole genome shotgun sequence window:
- the LOC114877161 gene encoding uncharacterized protein LOC114877161 produces the protein MSESDGEQVARSVALEQAYVHEVYEQCAEKTVQSKHWPRIYQFLEELEPGALVCDIGCGNGKYLSVNHSIFKVGVDRCKRFTDIAREKENEVLICDNLALPFRDESFDAVLSIAVVHHFATTERRVHALRELARVLRIGGRLVISVWAMEQRHRKFESQDVLIPWPKAYCMNSTPEKSKRSGAPKNASFNQNTQKFLSSSKRNSQPKSKSKGYWIDPIFSPSPSTSSLSSPNETCYSFFRRALQKLAGGRRGSGNRPWFLESWQSGSGKNRKYYEQEEPPDADELPIELRCVEDVNVTLNKQSDSLSIKSKSLGDILEIQRLDMVRSRSSIPGLCSMLTSELNLDGESRTSSSSISGSKPRLVKQKSHLVDDVSLENPDNTAIQELPKDVPDFQVTPTRYSKRGNILKQSSMNEEIMSAERLEEKERVRRNIMKQASLNEDIICKGTTFESFRDSLYSGNATKRFQLLKSGLTNKIRQSTTNIEVSGISIKNGFVKILQGWKSAENDVPPASNNGTSNDETSRTKVNEKIPPVTTTKREVEGVERRLSREDGSDSSKDSSLQSDTSVDSEDSFASVIYVPKPDAQSTIDIIPISTGHQLGSTSAPPSPRVKYPPDSHNSRLKLISMSPLLKQFPATSKSLPPPSPPGLSPRSLNPVFTRPFFATTSVIGQQPVAGDKTNGTKRIDVSNGAYESADSELQLNKRNVENGVCRRNSFFETKKPTLQAIRAYRSMTETVEVVEEAQTVKDTAPLLASTEESPEVSLQEKTSCDFSKEEENRKARLNQIKELLKQKPGFATRTKPSFPLVRRASTTASGRLEAVTKVLPRLLSLELFNPETDDLDSDSSGVSSPESVGSVISVISDERYMAKKDNNKSECTESEVLDSSAENVSDPSDMTADESSGYAADSKEDGTKTATDSSSSHSSRIPDSSIVVGSLENVDASSESKTKSSIQMPEVNATWNEELHKHLIDFTENLSENLKHDQYYKKCEFDEDTIGQRNPLVSIRESDKRTDDFHSDSSGVSSSESAALTSTVIPDGRYSVRKDNEKLGNSNKIKTTVEASSKLLAAAANVANSLEDAVDTAIQKTHSKQHSGQIAQEPVQTCTSGVVKATAKSSIQLPEMDTTWNEEFRKHLINFTENLGENLMHDQTDQKISDPFVSKTKDESLSKSSRSFKPTKHTKYNDLSDTIAWLSNTNNGFDEHPDKPMESLDVENPMGNKMQRSPSDDTMDFVMVSKSGEFMNEKENAALDKPPSEKPYLRSVNSMESSDMGESISFSSQAESTGRLCSSMVSLLSNNTPEYPKSYAEKRRLQIQRRSASEETPSRYPDDSKRSTECLVTTTASNHSLSASSSQESLTSDRGGGAITYHQYYHVFREGELDQLINKYVENLHIISSYYDHASWCIVAEKVQVWTI, from the exons ATGTCTGAGAGCGACGGAGAGCAAGTAGCTCGATCGGTGGCCCTTGAGCAAGCCTACGTCCATGAGGTTTACGAACAATGCGCCGAAAAGACTGTACAGAGCAAACACTGGCCACGGATCTATCAGTTTCTCGAGGAACTCGAACCTGGTGCCCTCGTCTGTGACATTG GTTGTGGCAACGGGAAGTACCTGAGCGTTAATCACAGCATCTTCAAGGTGGGAGTGGACCGTTGCAAGCGTTTCACGGATATCGCGCGTGAGAAGGAGAATGAG GTACTAATTTGCGACAATTTAGCGTTACCATTTCGGGATGAGAGTTTCGACGCGGTCCTTTCAATTGCGGTGGTACACCACTTTGCCACAACAGAGAGAAGGGTCCACGCGCTCAGAGAACTTGCTCGTGTGCTGCGGATCGGTGGTCGCTTGGTGATATCAGTATGGGCTATGGAACAAAGGCACAGGAAG ttcGAATCTCAAGATGTATTGATACCATGGCCCAAAGCATATTGCATGAACTCGACACCAGAAAAATCAAAACGTTCAGGTGCACCCAAAAACGCCAGTTTCAATCAGAACACTCAGAAATTTTTGTCATCTTCCAAAAG GAACAGCCAACCAAAAAGCAAGAGCAAGGGCTATTGGATCGATCCGATATTCAGTCCATCACCATCTACCAGCAGTCTGTCGAGTCCTAACGAGACCTGCTATAGCTTCTTCCGTCGAGCCTTGCAG AAATTAGCAGGAGGCAGACGAGGCTCTGGAAATCGTCCTTGGTTCCTCGAAAGTTGGCAAAGTGGCAGCGGAAAGAATCGAAAATATTACGAACAGGAGGAGCCTCCGGACGCGGACGAGTTACCGATCGAGTTGCGTTGCGTGGAAGACGTCAATGTGACCCTGAATAAACAGTCGGATTCTCTAAGCATCAAGTCGAAGAGCCTCGGCGATATCCTAGAGATTCAACGACTAGACATGGTGCGATCCAGATCCAGCATTCCCGGCCTCTGTTCCATGCTGACGTCCGAATTGAATTTGGACGGCGAATCTAggacgtcgtcgtcgtcgataAGCGGCTCGAAGCCACGGCTGGTCAAGCAGAAGTCTCACCTGGTGGACGACGTCAGTTTGGAAAATCCTGACAACACTGCCATTCAAGAACTACCTAAGGACGTTCCAGACTTTCAGGTAACACCGACTCGTTATTCGAAGCGAGGAAACATCCTGAAGCAGAGCTCGATGAACGAGGAGATAATGTCCGCGGAGAGGCTGGAGGAAAAGGAGAGGGTCCGACGAAACATAATGAAACAGGCGTCCCTGAACGAGGACATCATCTGCAAGGGTACAACGTTCGAATCCTTCAGAGACTCCCTCTACTCCGGCAACGCGACAAAAAGGTTTCAACTGTTAAAAAGTGGCCTTACGAACAAGATCAGACAGTCGACCACGAATATCGAGGTCTCGGGTATATCGATCAAGAATGGATTCGTGAAAATCCTCCAAGGATGGAAGTCCGCTGAAAACGACGTACCACCGGCGTCTAATAACGGTACATCGAACGATGAGACTTCACGAACAAAGGTTAACGAGAAGATTCCACCGGTGACGACCACGAAGAGGGAGGTGGAAGGTGTGGAGAGGCGGCTGTCTCGCGAGGATGGTTCGGACTCGTCGAAAGACAGCAGTCTGCAGAGCGACACGAGCGTCGACTCCGAGGACAGTTTCGCGTCCGTGATCTACGTGCCAAAGCCGGACGCCCAATCAACGATAGACATTATACCAATCTCTACGGGTCATCAATTGGGTAGCACTTCGGCACCGCCTTCGCCGCGAGTCAAATATCCGCCTGACTCGCACAATTCCAGGCTCAAGCTCATCTCCATGTCTCCTTTGCTTAAGCAGTTCCCAGCCACCAGCAAGTCTCTGCCACCGCCTAGTCCGCCAGGTTTGTCTCCACGTTCGTTGAATCCTGTGTTCACCAGACCCTTTTTCGCCACCACTAGCGTCATCGGTCAGCAACCTGTAGCTGGGGATAAAACAAACGGCACGAAGAGAATAGACGTTTCGAATGGTGCTTACGAATCAGCTGATTCAGAACTGCAGCTGAACAAAAGGAACGTCGAGAATGGTGTCTGTAGAAGAAACAGCTTTTTCGAAACGAAGAAACCCACCTTGCAAGCTATACGGGCGTATAGATCAATGACCGAAACTGTGGAAGTTGTCGAAGAAGCTCAGACCGTCAAAGACACCGCGCCGCTTTTAGCTAGCACCGAGGAGAGCCCTGAGGTATCGCTACAAGAGAAGACAAGCTGCGACTTCAGCAAAGAGGAGGAGAATCGTAAGGCTAGGTTGAATCAGATCAAGGAGCTGCTGAAGCAGAAGCCAGGCTTCGCCACCAGGACCAAACCATCCTTTCCTTTGGTCAGACGAGCTTCCACGACAGCCAGCGGTCGCCTGGAAGCTGTTACCAAAGTTTTGCCACGCTTACTCTCGCTGGAGCTGTTTAATCCCGAAACCGACGACCTGGACAGCGACTCTAGCGGAGTCTCTTCCCCGGAATCAGTGGGTTCTGTGATCAGTGTGATATCGGACGAGAGGTACATGGCGAAGAAAGACAACAACAAGTCGGAATGCACCGAGTCAGAGGTGCTGGACAGTTCGGCGGAGAACGTCTCCGATCCCAGTGACATGACCGCCGACGAATCGTCCGGTTATGCGGCCGATTCGAAGGAGGATGGGACGAAAACTGCGACAGATAGCTCTTCGTCCCATTCTTCGAGGATTCCTGACAGCTCAATCGTGGTTGGGTCCTTGGAGAATGTTGACGCCTCTAGTGAGAGTAAGACAAAGTCTAGTATTCAAATGCCGGAAGTGAATGCGACTTGGAACGAAGAACTCCACAAGCACCTGATAGACTTCACCGAGAACCTTAGCGAAAATCTGAAACACGAtcagtattataaaaaatgtgaGTTTGACGAGGATACAATTGGCCAAAGGAACCCGTTAGTTTCTATAAGAGAATCTGACAAGCGTACCGACGATTTTCATAGTGATTCCAGTGGAGTTTCTTCGTCAGAATCCGCAGCTTTAACCAGCACTGTCATTCCAGACGGAAGGTATAGCGTTAGAAAGGATAACGAAAAATTAggaaattctaataaaataaaaacaacagTAGAGGCTTCTTCGAAGCTCCTAGCCGCTGCAGCAAACGTAGCGAACTCCTTGGAGGACGCAGTGGATACAGCTATTCAGAAAACGCACAGTAAGCAACACTCGGGACAAATCGCACAAGAACCGGTTCAAACTTGTACGTCAGGTGTCGTTAAAGCCACAGCAAAATCTAGCATCCAGTTACCAGAAATGGACACTACGTGGAACGAGGAATTCCGCAAGCACCTGATTAATTTCACAGAAAACCTCGGTGAGAATTTAATGCACGACCAAACCGACCAAAAAATCTCTGATCCCTTCGTTTCAAAGACGAAGGACGAATCTCTGTCGAAATCCAGTAGATCATTTAAGCCTACCAAACACACCAAGTACAACGATTTATCCGATACAATCGCCTGGTTGAGTAACACCAACAACGGCTTCGACGAGCATCCTGACAAACCCATGGAATCGTTGGACGTGGAGAATCCAATGGGGAACAAGATGCAACGAAGTCCATCGGACGACACGATGGACTTTGTGATGGTCTCCAAAAGTGGTGAGTTCATGAACGAGAAAGAGAACGCCGCCTTGGACAAGCCTCCGTCGGAGAAGCCGTACTTAAGATCCGTCAATTCGATGGAGTCCAGCGATATGGGCGAGTCCATCAGCTTCAGCAGCCAAGCGGAGTCCACCGGAAGACTTTGTAGCAGCATGGTGTCCTTGCTGTCCAACAACACTCCAGAGTACCCCAAGTCGTACGCGGAGAAACGTAGGCTCCAAATCCAGAGGAGGTCAGCGTCCGAGGAGACGCCATCGAGGTATCCCGACGATAGCAAACGCAGCACCGAGTGTCTGGTGACCACGACGGCCAGCAACCACTCACTGAGTGCCTCGTCGTCCCAGGAATCGTTAACGTCGGACCGTGGAGGCGGCGCGATCACCTACCATCAGTACTATCACGTGTTCAGGGAGGGCGAGCTGGACCAACTGATCAACAAATACGTGGAGAACTTGCACATTATCTCGTCTTACTACGATCACGCGAGCTGGTGCATCGTCGCGGAGAAGGTGCAGGTCTGGACTATATGA